From Numida meleagris isolate 19003 breed g44 Domestic line chromosome 4, NumMel1.0, whole genome shotgun sequence, the proteins below share one genomic window:
- the TRIP12 gene encoding E3 ubiquitin-protein ligase TRIP12 isoform X5 — protein MSNRPNNNPGGSLRRSQRNTAGAQPQDDAAGGRGCSSSAVLIPQEDSERISTSEKQKTGQVPKKDNSRGVKRSASPDYSRTNSPSSAKKPKALQHAETSSESNKPHTKSKRRHLDQEQQKSTQLPSTSKAHTRKGGAAGSSRSQKRKRTESTSCIKSRSAVESTGVEEKSAKSSKLASKSVTSAKAGCSTITDSSSSASTSSSSSAVASASSTVPQGARVKQGKDQNKARRSRSASSPSPRRSSRDKEQSKTGGSSKFDWAARFSPKVSLPKTKLSLPGSSKSETSKPGPSGLQAKLASLRKSTKKRSESPPAELPSLRRSTRQKTTGSCASTSRRGSGLGKRGAAEARRQEKMADPDNNQDGVNSSAARTDEAPQGAAASSSVAGAVGMTTSGESESDDSEMGRLQALLEARGLPPHLFGPLGPRMSQLFHRTIGSGASSKAQQLLQGLQATDESQQLQAVIEMCQLLVMGNEETLGGFPVKSVVPALITLLQMEHNFDIMNHACRALTYMMEALPRSSAVVVDAIPVFLEKLQVIQCIDVAEQALTALEMLSRRHSKAILQAGGLADCLLYLEFFSINAQRNALAIAANCCQSITPDEFHFVADSLPLLTQRLTHQDKKSVESTCLCFARLVDNFQHEENLLQQVASKDLLTNIQQLLVVTPPILSSGMFIMVVRMFSLMCSNCPTLAVQLMKQNIAETLHFLLCGASNGSCQEQIDLVPRSPQELYELTSLICELMPCLPKEGIFAVDTMLKKGNAQNTDGAIWQWRDDRGLWHPYNRIDSRIIEAAHQVGEDEISLSTLGRVYTIDFNSMQQINEDTGTARAIQRKPNPLANTNTSGHSELKKDDARAQLMKEDPELAKSFIKTLFGVLYEVYSSSAGPAVRHKCLRAILRIIYFADAELLKDVLKNHAVSSHIASMLSSQDLKIVVGALQMAEILMQKLPDIFSVYFRREGVMHQVKNLAESEALLTSPPKVCTNGSGTLGTTTTISTGTATAATNAAADLGSPSLQHSREDSLDLSPQGRLSDVLKRKRLPKRGPRRPKYSPPRDDDKVDNQAKSPTTTQSPKSSFLASLNPKTWGRLSTQSNSNNIEPARTAGVSGLARAASKDTISNNREKIKGWIKEQAHKFVDRYFSSENMDGSNPALNVLQRLCTATEQLNLQVDGGTECLVEIRSIVSESDVSSFEIQHSGFVKQLLLYLTSKSEKDAVSRDIRLKRFLHVFFSSPLPGEEPLGRLEPLENAPLLALVHKMNNCLSQMEQFPVKVHDFPSGNGTGSRGSQALKFFNTHQLKCQLQRHPDCANVKQWKGGPVKIDPLALVQAIERYLVVRGYGRVREDDEDSDDDGSDEEIDESLAAQFLNSGNVRHRLQFYIGDHLLPYNMTVYQAVKLYSLQAEEERESTDDESNPLGRAGIWTKTHTIWYKPVREDEDGNKDCVGGKRGRAQTAPTKTSPRNSKKHDELWHDGVCPSVLNPLEVYLISTPPENITFEDPSLDVILLLRVLHAISRYWYYLYDNAICKEIIPTSEFINSKLTAKANRQLQDPLVIMTGNIPTWLTELGKTCPFFFPFDTRQMLFYVTAFDRDRAMQRLLDTNPEINQSDSQDSRVAPRLDRKKRTVNRDELLKQAESVMQDLGSSRAMLEIQYENEVGTGLGPTLEFYALVSQELQRADLGLWRGEEVTLANPKGSQEGTKYIHNLQGLFALPFGRTAKPAHIAKVKMKFRFLGKLMAKAIMDFRLVDLPLGLPFYKWMLRQETSLTSHDLFSIDPVVAKSIYHLEDIVRQKKRLEQDKTQTKESLQYALETLTMNGCSVEDLGLDFTLPGFPNIELKKGGKDTPVTIHNLEEYLRLVIFWALNEGVARQFDSFRDGFESVFPLSHLQYFYPEELEQLLCGSKTDTWDAKTLMECCRPDHGYTHDSRAVKYLFEILSSFDSEQQRLFLQFVTGSPRLPVGGFRSLNPPLTIVRKTFESTENPDDFLPSVMTCVNYLKLPDYSTIEIMREKLLIAAREGQQSFHLS, from the exons AGGCTGTAGTTCATCTGCTGTATTAATACCGCAAGAAGATTCAGAAAGAATCAgtacttcagaaaagcaaaaaacgGGGCAAGTGCCTAAGAAAGACAATTCTCGAGGAGTTAAACGCAGTGCTAGTCCAGATTACAGCAGGACCAATTCTCCTAGCTCTGCTAAAAAACCTAAAGCACTTCAACACGCCGAAACTTCCTCAGAAAGTAACAAGCCACATACTAAATCCAAGAGAAGACACTTAGACCAAGAACAGCAGAAGTCTACACAATTGCCATCAACAAGCAAGGCTCACACCAGAAAGGGTGGAGCTGCTGGTAGCTCCCgaagtcagaaaaggaaaagaacagagagtACGTCTTGTATAAAGAGTCGTTCAGCAGTTGAATCAACTGGCGTTGAAGAGAAGTCAGCAAAATCCTCCAAGCTGGCTTCAAAATCGGTGACCTCAGCCAAAGCTGGGTGTAGCACCATCACTGattcttcttcttcagcttctacatcttcttcctcttctgctgttgCCTCTGCTTCTTCCACTGTTCCTCAGGGTGCCAGAGTGAAACAGGGTAAGGACCAGAATAAGGCTAGACGTTCACGTTCTGCGTCCAGCCCTAGTCCgagaaggagcagcagggacaaagaacagagcaaaacagGTGGCTCTTCAAAGTTTGACTGGGCTGCTCGATTCAGTCCAAAAGTTAGTCTCCCTAAAACAAAACTGTCTCTACCAGGCTCTTCTAAGTCAGAGACATCAAAACCTGGACCTTCAGGACTACAGGCTAAGCTAGCAA GCCTAAGAAAATCCACGAAGAAGCGCAGTGAATCACCACCTGCTGAGCTCCCCAGTTTGCGGCGGAGCACACGGCAAAAGACCACGGGCTCCTGTGCTAGTACCAG TCGGCGAGGCTCTGGCCTGGGCaaaagaggagcagctgaagctcGCCGACAGGAGAAGATGGCTGATCCTGACAACAACCAGGATGGAGTTAACTCTTCAGCTGCACGTACAGATGaggctccccagggagctgcag cttcTAGTTCTGTTGCTGGGGCTGTAGGTATGACAACATCTGGAGAAAGTGAGTCAGATGACTCTGAGATGGGAAGACTACAAG cTCTGTTAGAGGCTAGGGGTCTTCCTCCTCACCTGTTTGGCCCTCTTGGTCCTCGGATGTCGCAGCTCTTCCACAGGACAATTGGAAGTGGAGCTA GTTCTAAAGCCCAACAGCTTTTACAAGGTCTCCAAGCCACTGATGAAAGTCAACAACTACAGGCAGTGATTGAGATGTGCCAGCTGTTGGTCATGGGAAATGAAGAAACATTAGGAGGATTTCCAGTCAAGAGCGTTGTGCCAGCtttg ataacaTTGCTGCAGATGGAGCACAACTTTGACATC ATGAACCATGCTTGTCGAGCCTTAACATACATGATGGAAGCACTTCCCAGATCATCTGCTGTAGTGGTAGATGCAATTCCTGTCTTCTTGGAGAAG CTGCAAGTTATTCAGTGCATTGATGTGGCAGAGCAGGCACTGACAGCCTTAGAGATGCTATCACGCAGGCATAGTAAAGCCATTCTGCAGGCA GGTGGATTGGCAGACTGTTTGCTGTATCTGGAATTCTTCAGTATAAATGCACAGAGGAATGCACTAGCTATTGCTGCCAATTGCTGCCAGAGTATAACACCTGATGAGTTTCACTTTGTGGCAGACTCTTTGCCACTGCTTACACAAAGGTTAACCCATCAG GACAAAAAGTCTGTTGAAAGTACTTGTCTCTGTTTTGCACGACTGGTAGACAACTTCCAGCATGAGGAG aactTGCTGCAGCAGGTTGCTTCCAAGGACTTGTTAACAAATATCCAGCAGCTCTTGGTAGTGACACCTCCTATCCTGAGCTCAGGAATGTTCATCATGGTGGTGCGCATGTTTTCCTTAATGTGTTCCAATTGTCCAACGCTTGCAGTCCAACTTATGAAGCAAA ATATTGCAGAAACTCTTCACTTTCTCCTTTGTGGAGCCTCAAATGGGAGTTGTCAAGAACAAATTGACCTTGTTCCACGAAGTCCTCAAGAACTCTATGAGCTTACTTCTCTTATCTG TGAACTGATGCCTTGTCTGCCAAAAGAGGGGATATTTGCAGTTGATACTATgctaaagaaaggaaatgcacaAAATACAGATGGTGCGATATGGCAATGGCGAGATGACAGGGGTCTCTGGCATCCCTATAACAGGATTGATAGTCGAATAATAGAG GCAGCTCATCAGGTTGGTGAGGATGAGATAAGCCTGTCGACACTTGGACGTGTCTATACTATTGATTTTAACTCTATGCAGCAAATAAATGAGGATACTGGAACAGCACGTGCCATTCAGCGGAAACCAAACCCTTTAGCCAATACAAACACTA GTGGACATTCAGAATTGAAGAAGGATGATGCTCGAGCACAACTAATGAAAGAAGACCCAGAACTGGCAAAATCCTTTATCAAAACACTGTTTGGTGTTCTTTATGAAGTGTATAGTTCTTCAGCTGGACCTGCTGTTAGACACAAGTGCCTTAGAGCAATActtagaataatttattttgctgatgcTGAACTCCTGAAGGATGTGCTGAAAAACCATGCTGTGTCAAG TCATATTGCCTCCATGCTGTCAAGTCAAGACCTTAAGATAGTAGTTGGAGCCCTGCAGATGGCGGAAATCTTAATGCAAAAGCTACCTGACATTTTTAGTGTttacttcagaagagaag GGGTGATGCATCAAGTGAAAAATTTAGCAGAGTCTGAGGCTTTGCTAACGAGCCCACCAAAAGTATGCACTAATGGATCAGGAACGCTGGGTACCACTACAACAATAAGTACTGGAACAGCCACTGCTGCCACTAATGCAGCTGCAGATTTGGGCTCTCCCAGCTTACAACACAGCCGGGAGGATTCTTTGGATCTAAGCCCACAGGG ACGACTGAGTGATGttctaaagagaaaaagactGCCAAAACGAGGGCCAAGGAGACCAAAATATTCTCCCCCAAGAGATGATGACAAAGTAGACAATCAAG cgAAAAGCCCTACAACTACTCAATCtcctaaatcttccttcttaGCAAGTTTAAATCCTAAAACATGGGGAAGATTAAGTACACAGTCTAACAGTAATAACATTGAACCAGCACGAACAGCAGGTGTAAGTGGTCTTGCAAGAGCTGCTTCCAAGGATACAATTTCCAATAACAG agaaaaaattaaGGGCTGGATTAAGGAGCAAGCCCATAAATTTGTAGACCGGTATTTTAGTTCGGAAAACATGGATGGAAGCAATCCTGCACTAAATGTATTACAGAGACTTTGCACTGCAACTGAACAACTTAACCTCCAG gtGGATGGTGGAACAGAGTGCCTTGTAGAAATCCGTAGCATTGTCTCGGAGTCTGACGTCTCCTCATTTGAAATCCAGCATAGTGGATTTGTGAAACAACTGCTGCTTTATTTGACATCTAAAAGTGAGAAAGATGCTGTAAGCAGGGATATCAGATTGAAAAGatttcttcatgtatttttctcctctcca CTTCCTGGAGAAGAACCCCTTGGAAGATTAGAGCCATTAGAAAATGCACCTTTGTTGGCATTAGTCCATAAAATGAACAATTGCCTCAGTCAGATGGAGCAGTTTCCAGTGAAAGTGCATGACTTCCCCAGTGGAAATGGAACAGGGAGCAG AGGATCCCAAGCTTTAAAATTCTTCAATACGCATCAGTTAAAATGCCAGCTGCAAAGACATCCAGACTGTGCTAATGTGAAACAGTGGAAGGGTGGACCTGTGAAGATTGATCCTCTGGCTTTGGTTCAAGCCATTGAAAGATATCTTGTTGTTAGAG GTTATGGAAGAGTTAGAGAAGATGATGAAGATAGTGATGATGATGGGTCAGATGAAGAAATAGATGAATCTTTG GCTGCTCAATTCTTAAATTCAGGGAATGTGAGACATAGATTGCAATTTTACATTGGGGATCACTTGCTACCATATAATATGACTGTGTATCAAGCAGTTAAGCTGTACAGTTTGCAAgctgaggaggagagggaatCTACTGATGATGAAAGCAACCCATTAGGAAGAGCTGGGATTTGGACAAAAACGCACACCATTTG GTACAAACCTGTACGAGAGGATGAGGATGGCAACAAAGACTGTGTTGGTGGTAAAAGAGGAAGAGCTCAAACTGCTCCCACAAAAACCTCACCTAGGAATTCTAAAAAGCATGATGAATTGTGGCATG ATGGTGTATGCCCTTCGGTGTTGAATCCTTTAGAAGTTTACCTCATATCTACTCCTCCTGAAAACATAACATTTGAAGATCCTTCATTAGATGTTATTCTTCTTTTGAGAGTTTTACATGCTATCAGTCGATACTGGTATTATTTGTATGAT AATGCAATATGCAAGGAGATTATTCCAACTTCAGAATTTATCAACAGTAAACtgacagcaaaagcaaacagacagCTTCAAGATCCACTGGTAATTATGACAGGAAACATACCAACTTGGCTGACGGAACTTGGAAAAACTTG cccatttttctttccatttgatACCCGACAAATGCTGTTTTATGTAACTGCTTTTGATCGTGATCGAGCCATGCAAAGACTACTGGATACTAATCCAGAAATCAATCAGTCAGATTCTCAGGATAGCAGAGTGGCACCACGACTGGACAGGAAAAAA CGCACTGTGAACAGAGATGAGCTGTTGAAACAGGCAGAATCTGTGATGCAGGATCTAGGCAGTTCAAGAGCCATGTTGGAAATCCAGTATGAGAATGAA GTTGGCACAGGCCTGGGCCCTACACTAGAGTTCTATGCACTTGTATCTCAGGAACTACAGAGAGCAGACTTAGGCCTTTGGAGGGGAGAAGAAGTAACTTTAGCCAATCCAAAAG GAAGCCAAGAAGGTACCAAGTATATCCATAATCTCCAAGGCCTTTTTGCACTTCCATTTGGTAGAACAGCTAAGCCAGCTCACATTGCAAAAGTTAAAATGAAGTTCCGCTTTCTGGGAAAACTAATGGCTAAGGCAATCATGGATTTTAGACTG GTGGACCTTCCTCTTGGACTTCCTTTTTATAAATGGATGTTACGCCAGGAAACTTCTCTGACGTCGCATGACTTGTTCAGTATTGATCCAGTAGTAGCCAAATCAATATATCACCTTGAAGATATtgtaagacaaaagaaaagacttGAGCAGGACAAAACACAG accaAAGAAAGTCTACAGTATGCATTGGAAACTCTGACTATGAATGGCTGCTCAGTGGAGGATCTAGGGCTGGATTTCACACTTCCTGGATTTCCTAATATAGAACtgaaaaaagggggaaaagataCGCCGGTCACCATCCACAATTTAGAGGAGTACCTCCGA TTAGTTATATTCTGGGCACTGAATGAAGGTGTTGCCAGACAATTTGACTCTTTCAGAGATGGATTTGAATCAGTCTTCCCCCTCAGTCATCTTCAGTACTTCTATCCTGAGGAG TTGGAGCAGCTCTTATGTGGCAGCAAAACAGACACATGGGATGCCAAGACCTTAATGGAATGTTGTAGGCCAGATCACGGTTACACACATGACAG TCGAGCAGTGAAGTATCTCTTTGAAATTCTCAGTAGCTTTGATAGTGAGCAGCAGAGactgtttcttcagtttgtgACTGGTAGTCCCAGGCTGCCAGTAGGAG